The following proteins come from a genomic window of Pseudochaenichthys georgianus chromosome 19, fPseGeo1.2, whole genome shotgun sequence:
- the mrpl38 gene encoding LOW QUALITY PROTEIN: large ribosomal subunit protein mL38 (The sequence of the model RefSeq protein was modified relative to this genomic sequence to represent the inferred CDS: deleted 6 bases in 4 codons; substituted 3 bases at 3 genomic stop codons): MQGHLSLQRSSAGSSLLSVRCQNENLDSTDLESLEKYRSYTRYLRKAEEARNKPAWWKTYRKLWEKQDPEHGEKKLDIGLPYLRRVDXRRXRRGRSWXRENKRTRRAGEASRLRTLKVSLDRVQDEWGKSSGPFSHQRLAEHYGRIRDLFHKALFLPQVLMQINYSQDHGGQVHYGNRLTPTEAASVPQISFEAEAGSLWTLMLTCPDEHLLDNEAEYVHWLVGNIPGGSVQEGEELCHYLPPFPPKGTGFHRYVYFLFKQEVRIDFQEDVRTTPCLSLAERSFKTLDFYRKHQDAMTPAGLSFFQSQWDESVSDTFHNSLNMREPVFEFIRPPVYHPPQVKHPHRQPLRYLDRYRNGKEHTYGIY, translated from the exons ATGCAAGGACATTTATCACTACAG CGTTCCTCCGCCGGCTCGTCCCTCCTCTCGGTCCGATGCCAAAACGAGAATCTGGACTCCACAGATCTGGAG TCTCTAGAGAAATACCGCAGCTAC ACCCGGTACCTGAGGAAAGCCGAGGAGGCGAGGAACAAACCGGCCTGGTGGAAAACATACCGGAAGCTA TGGGAGAAACAGGACCCAGAGCACGGTGAGAA AAAGTTGGACATCGGGCTGCCGTATCTACGCCGAGTCGACTGAAGGAGGTGAAGGAGAGGACGCAGCTGGTGAAGGGAAAACAAGAGGACACGCCGAGCTGGAGAGGCGTCTCGTCTGAGGACAC TGAAAGTGTCTCTGGATCGAGTGCAGGACGAATGGGGGAAGAGCTCCGGTCCGTTTTCACATCAGAGACTCGCCGAGCACTACGGCCGTATCAGAGATCTCTTCCACAAA GCCCTCTTTCTGCCTCAGGTTCTGATGCAGATCAACTACAGCCAGGACCACGGAGGACAGGTGCATTATGGGAACCGGCTGACGCCAACAGAA GCGGCGTCCGTCCCTCAGATCAGTTTTGAAGCAGAGGCAGGCTCCCTGTGGACACTGATGCTCACCTGTCCAG ATGAGCATCTTCTGGATAACGAGGCAGAATACGTCCACTGGCTCGT AGGGAACATACCAGGTGGGTCGGTGCAGGAAGGGGAGGAGTTGTGTCACTACCTCCCCCCCTTCCCTCCCAAAGGAACCGGCTTCCACCGATACGTCTACTTCCTGTTCAAACAGGAAGTACGCATCGACTTCCAGGAAGACGTCCGGACGACCCCGTG CCTCTCTCTGGCCGAGCGCTCCTTCAAGACTCTGGATTTCTACAGGAAGCATCAGGACGCCATGACGCCTGCAGGCCTCTCCTTTTTCCAGAGCCAATGGGACGAGTCCGTCAGCGACACCTTCCACAACTCGCTCA ATATGAGGGAGCCGGTGTTTGAGTTCATCCGCCCCCCAGTGTACCACCCCCCCCAGGTCAAACACCCCCACCGGCAGCCGCTGCGTTACCTGGACAGGTACAGGAACGGGAAGGAACACACCTATGGAATTTACTAG